In Lolium perenne isolate Kyuss_39 chromosome 5, Kyuss_2.0, whole genome shotgun sequence, the sequence CTAGCTTAGCTGGGAGTTTTTCAGCTAGCTTCTTATATTGTTGTTCTAACTCACTAACTTTGCATGCTACTTCATAAATAAATTGTCAGTACATAGTACCGTTACCTTGCTAGATCAATTTCTGGATTCTTGACGGTGATCATCTTCACTAGATCTTCCATGGAATAGTTCAGTGATGGAGCATTGCTATAGTCCAGCTCTTCAGGTTCTCCGTTTTCTTCTTTGATCCTCGTCATCTTTAGATCTTCAACGGGGTTTGGTTCGGGCTTCCATGCAAATCTTGCAAGTATTATAGTTTGGCTTTGAGCTATCTTCCTCAATTGTGCCTCAACGGTATTTTCTCTTTCTTGTAGAACTTGAACATCATTCTTGAGAGAAACAGTTTGGTTAGACAAATTCCCTAACATGGTGCTATGATTCTCAGTAAGTTTTGTAAGGGTATTATTATTTttagtttgagcatgcatatttttttttgaaaatactttCAATAGAAACATTACCATTGCTAGCTCCACCGCCATTAGTGTAGTTGTTATTTTGAACTCCTGCAGCATCAGTGTATTGCTTTTGAAAATTATAGACAAAGTTTTGACTCTTCCATGCAGGGTTATAAGGATTTCTTTCTATGAATAATGGCATTAATTTGGGTATTTTTCTTACCCTTCAATATATTTATAAGCTCATCTACCTTTGAAGTAAGATCTTCATTATTACCTTCATTGATTGAATTCACCGTTCTTGAGGAGGATCTTTCTACATGAATTGGGCATGGTTGCTTTGCATATTATCTAGGAGTCTTCTAGCAACTTCAACTTGCTTGCTCATGAATGTTCCTCCTGCTGCAGTATCAAGCATAGACTTTGACATAGGGTTAAGGGCATTATAAAATAAATGAAGAATTAACCAGTCTTCCATTCCATGACTCGGACAGTTCATGATGGCTTCTTTCATCCTTTCCCATGCAAGCGCTAGTGGCTCGCGGTCTCTTGTCTAAATCCTGTAATATTAGAGCGTAGCGGCATAGTCTTTGCTGGAGGGAAAAACTTAGTCATAAATATATTAGTGCATTCATCTCATGAAGTAATAGTGCCTTTAGGCAAAGCTAGCAACCAAtcttttgcttttcctcttaatGAAAAAGGAAACAAGCGTAATTTTACCGCATCGGGATGACATCTTTAATGCGCATCATATCGCATATCTCACTAAATGTATTCAAGTGCATACCTGAATCCTTAGTGGCCGAGCCTCCAAATTGGTTTTTCTAATCCAACCTTAAAAGGTTAAGCTTAATCTCATAGTTCTCCACTCCAACAGTGGGTTGGGTTATAGGTGCacgaataaaatcatcattggGATAGCATATTCCCCAAGCTTCTTTTGTGCCATGGTTCTTATCTTTTTGGTATTTTAAATTATGATGATAAAagaaacaagtaactatttttttgggtTTTCAAATAGATGACAAAAAGGTGAACTAATAACAGTAAATACAacttaaaacaaaaataaaactaaCTAACAAGGTCTCTAGTAACTTTACTGGGATAGCGAAATTgcttccccgacaacggcgctagaaaaagggTTGATACATTTGATCTGGATTATGGATTGTAGTATGATAAGTTTTTTCCCTAGAAGACCTAGGCTTAATCGAGCCTTGAAAAACACTACTAAAATGGTGTAAAGGAAATGTCTACAAGACTATGCTAGTTGGTTTTATTTAATGTTCAAACCAAGTTTGAGGAATGGTTCCAATCAGCACCCTAGAAGGCCTTCAGCACCCCCCATTCCATGGTGGAACACCGGCGCCGGACCCGCTGCCAACGCTTCGCATCGTATGCCTTTTTGCCTGCTTTATCCCTGATTTTGTTGTCGCCGATGTGCTTCTTACCCTCAACTCAAGATGTTCTAGCTCTCAGAAATCTGCATGTCGGAGGCGGTTATCCAACGGTTGCTCGCCGACTACATTGCACTCGAGCACCTGCAAATTCAGGGGATCCACGGGTTCAGAATTCTATGCATCGTCTCGCCAAATCTCCGTACAATTAGTATCACCAACATATGTAGGCACGATTGTCTTATGGAGTTTGAGGAGCTGATCGTTCAAGATGCACCTTGCCTTGAGATATTTGCCGTATTTGGTTATGTATCTCAAAGATCAATAAGGGTCGTGTGCGCATCAAAATTGACATTCTACACCTACTTGTCTCCGGAAAGCCTCATGCTTTCTGTTGGAATTATACCAGTTGAGGTAGAATATTCATCTTCTTCTTGAAATTAAACTTACATTTTGGTTATAGTTTTATATATGTTACGCGGTCCTACAGAGAATGATTCCCAATAGCTTGGCAGCATCTATGGGCGCAATGAGGGGCTTGATTATATATTATGGTGCATTTAATCTGGATTTAGTTATTGGATTTCTTACATGGTGGCGCGACACCGACAAGAGGAAGCCATACCTTATAGTGAAATTCTTTGCTGCTAAATGATAACCACTCCAGCAAAAGTGTAGAGTTATTACATTGAGTAAATTCTGTTATGAGCTTCGATCACCTGAACAATATTGTATTTGGTAGAAGAACAACCACCATGATTTTCTGAGGGGTTGTGTTTTCTTAGATCTCTTGGTATTTTTTtgtcaatcaataccacatatatttataGTAAAAGATAGTAAATGGTAGAGATGCACGAGCTGATTCcaccgattacaaaataaagtctaaaagaaatAAGCAAACCATCAAGAGCTTCAAATTCTATTTTCTTCCATGACACAGTTTTGTACTTATAGATATCAAACCATAGACTTGAAAATACCAATGAAGGTTCTCCTATAGTTTTAATTTGAGTATCAATGCCAATGCTATATGCACACAGGTAACCATTAAAGTAGTCAATCAACATCGGCAAGTGTACCAACAATAGTAGCCAGGAAAAAATAACCCAATAGCCCGGTCGACATCGATGCGAGAGCTGAGAGTAAAAAATGATCATTGTCGAGGACATAGCAGCCGAGACAAATACTGCAAGGATAATCCTCCTAGCGGCAACTATGTGAAAAGATCCAAAGTCGATCTAGCTAAGCAAGATATGAAGATCCATACCTAGAGATTTGTAATCCTCCAACGCCACCATTGGCATCACAAATGAGATGTTGTTGTCGAACGAAGTGCGGAATAACACTTATTGTGGACGATGCATCTCCACTGAAAGTGGAGGCCAACAAGAAGACGACTACCAAAACCTTAACCTAATACGAGTTGAAAACCGTACATTTATtaaaaactccacgcatagattaTGTTCCCACACCTCCCGACGCCGACAAGGCTGACCGAAGAAGGGAAAACCGATATGTAGAGGAGGTGGAGATGGTTTTTTTTTGGTTAGAGATGGCGGTTGCCAGGAACGATtcttaaggatagttagaactctTCTGTTTGATTCACATGATTTAAAGAACGTAGAAATAGAAAAAAATGGATATGATAGAAATGCATATGAAAACCCATTAAATTTATAAAAGCATAGAAATTTGTAAAATTAGGCGTTTAATTCACAGGAATACGAAAAAAATCTCAAACCATAATCAAATTGTGGCACGACACCTTACTCTCTCCCCCAACCTCCCGACCGGAGGTTTTGGCCCGGTCCCGCCTGTCATCGAAGGAAACCGCATCCGCATCGGCTTCTCCTCACCCGAGCAGCTCCCCTTCCCTCTCCGGCACTAACCGCCAGCTACCGGCCTTTCTCCGGCAATAACCGCCTAGCACAGGTCCATCTCCGGCGGTAACCACGGCGACGCCACCGCCAACCCGACCGCCAATGTCCACCGCCGCATCCGCGCTCCGCCCGCCGCCCCGCTGGGACGCGCCGTCGCAGCGCCGGCTCGTGGAGCAGCACCTGGCGTCCCTTCCCCACGGCCTCCCGCGTCTCCCCCACGTGCAGGAGCTGCACGCACAGCTCCTCAAGCACGGTCTCCACCTCGACCCGCTCGCGGCCTCCAAGCTTATCTACTCATACGCGCTCCAGCGCCGCCCCACGACCTCCCGCCGCGTCTTCGCCTCCTTCCCCAACCCGCACGCCACCACCTTCCTCCCAAACACCCTCCTCCGCGCCTACGCGCTCAACGCCCTGCCGCACGCTGCGGTCGACGTCTTCTCCGCCATGCCCCAACGGGACAGCTTCACCTACTCGTTCCTCATCAAGGCGCTCTCCTCCGCCGGCTTGCCGCCTCTCCGCACGGTGCACTCCCACGTCGTCAAACTCGGCTCCGTCGACGACACCTACGTCGGGAATGCGCTCATCGACGCCTACTCCAAGAACGGAGCGTTCTTGGACGccagcaaggtgtttgatgaaatgccgaaGCGGGACACCGTTTCCTGGAACACGGCCATGGCTGCGATGCTGCGGCAAGGGGAGGTGTCCGGTGCAAGGAGGATGTTTGAAGAGATGCCGGAGAAGGACACAGTAAGCTGGAACACCATGCTGGACGGCTACACCAAGGCCGGCGAGATGGGGGAGGCATTCGAGCTGTTCCAGCATATGCCGGAGAGGAATGTGGTGTCGTGGTCAACCGTGGTGTCTGGTTACTGTAAGAAGGGTGACATGGAGATGGCTCGACTGCTCTTTGATAAGATGCCGACCAAGAACTTGGTGACGTGGACTATAATGGTCTCAGCATATGCCCACAATGGGCTTGGGGAGGAGGCTGGAAGCTTGTTCACTCAGATGAAGGAGACTGCTCTGGAACTTGACGTGGCTGCAGTTGTGAGTATCTTGGCTGCATGCGCAGAGTCAGGCTTGCTTGCTCTTGGGAAGAGGATTCACCGGCACGTGCGGACCAGACAACTGGGGAGGTCCACCCACGTTTGCAATGCACTGattgacatgttttgcaagtgcggaTGTGTAAAACGGGCCGATTATGTTTTTGACACTGAGATTGTTGACAAGGATGCGGTGTCATGGAACACCATAATTGGGGGGTTTGCAATGCATGGGCATGGAGACAAGGCGCTGGACTTCTTTGCTCAAATGAAGCTACAAGGCTTCCGGCCTGATGCTGTCACAATGATCAATGTCCTTAGTGCATGCACACACATGGGGTTTGTGGAAGAGGGACGCCGCTACTTCTCCAACATGGAGAGGGACTATGGTATTGTGCCACAGATAGAGCATTATGGTTGCATGATTGACCTTCTTGGCCGTGGAGGGCTCATCAAGGAGGCTGTTGACCTCATAAAAAACATGCCTTGGGACCCTAATGAGGTCATATGGGGATCCCTTCTCAGTGCATGCCGACTGCACAAGAATGTGGAGTATGCAGAAATTGCAGTGAACGAGCTCAGTAAGCTGCAGCCTTTCAATGCAGGGAATTATGCTGTCCTTTCGAACATCTATGCAGAGGCTGGGAAGTGGAGTGATATGGCTAAGGCAAGGATGGAAATGAAAGGAACCAAGTCTCAGAAGTCAGCAGGGTCAAGTTGGATTGAACTGGATGAAGCATTCCATGAGTTCACAGTGGGGGACCGAAAACACTCAGACTCTGATCAAATATCCGAGATGGTTGATAGGCTGAGTTCGCATACTAAGGATGCAGGCTGCATTCCAACAGGTCACGAGCTGCTTGTGCAGTGAGTCTTTTGCCAAAGGCATGCTCAATTGCTCATATCGCAGTCATAAACATGGAATGTTCTATGATGTGTTAGCATTGCAGGGTATGCAATCTATATAAGGAAGCACCAGCTCCAGTGAATCCTGCAATCAAGAAGATGCTATGATGTGTTACAGAATTACCCACGTTGGGCTGGAAACCCAGAGATCTGCTCAATCATTTCTCAGCATCTGCTCTTCTGCCATCAGGTTTGCCCTGTCGAGAACTGCTACTATGTTAAGACGAAAGATGTTGATGGGATGGACTGACAAAACACTACCAATATAATGCTAGGTTGGTCGAATAGTTCATACATTAGTATTGGATGCTTCACTTCTTCTGGTTAATCAAAACCAAAATAAGCCTTAGGGTAGGGtcttctaaaaaataattaagtgAGAAGACCTCAGATTGAAAAAATAAGAAGACTTTGGTAATTCCATTATAGCGGCAAAGTGATTATGTTGGAAAAGTAGAATAGTTGAGTGTTTTACAATTGCTCATCCCATTTTTGTAAATGTACCACTTCGTTAGAATGTTTTAGTGAGGTAGCACACAATGTTCGTTAGAATTCTTATTCAGGTATCAAGCTTGTATCTCGTACAAGAACTATGTAAATCATTCATTTGTACTTACTCTTAGGTTGAACTTCACGCTTCTTATACATGTCAGTGGCATGCTATGTTAATATGTTATGAGGTCTTATTTTTTTGTCTATTCTCTTGTTTCTTTGTCTTCTGTTTCAAGTTTTAGCTCACTTATTAATGATATGGAGGGAGTACATAATAGTCTCAGTTTGCTTGAGATATTCTTGAAGTGCAATAGACCATACTAAGGATTAGTCCGAGTGTTCGGTCTTTCCACTCCTCTCCTAGTTTCTGCCTTGTACAGTTGTACTCCTGTAACAGTACTTTATATAAATAAGGGTTTTGATTGACTGATAGAAAAAGCTCAGATCTTTGCTACCATGTCTAAGTTTGCAAGAGATGGCCATGCAAGGACGATCTATTTAACATCAGTGGTTCTAGTTCTACTTAACTTGTcagaaaatataaaataaacataAAATAGGAATATTTTCTCCTACTGCAGCAAATGGAAGTATCTTGCACTAAGTGCTGACATGGTTTAGCTAATCTTTTGGTTGTAGTTCAGTCGGAGCTAACTTGTGTTTTGGAAGCCTTGGAGCAGCACCTCATTAAGCACGAATATAAGCATATACATGCTCATTTGAAGTGCATGACTTTTCCTATGTGAAATGCAACATCCTCATTCTTGTGTCATGCT encodes:
- the LOC127299109 gene encoding pentatricopeptide repeat-containing protein At3g29230 — its product is MSTAASALRPPPRWDAPSQRRLVEQHLASLPHGLPRLPHVQELHAQLLKHGLHLDPLAASKLIYSYALQRRPTTSRRVFASFPNPHATTFLPNTLLRAYALNALPHAAVDVFSAMPQRDSFTYSFLIKALSSAGLPPLRTVHSHVVKLGSVDDTYVGNALIDAYSKNGAFLDASKVFDEMPKRDTVSWNTAMAAMLRQGEVSGARRMFEEMPEKDTVSWNTMLDGYTKAGEMGEAFELFQHMPERNVVSWSTVVSGYCKKGDMEMARLLFDKMPTKNLVTWTIMVSAYAHNGLGEEAGSLFTQMKETALELDVAAVVSILAACAESGLLALGKRIHRHVRTRQLGRSTHVCNALIDMFCKCGCVKRADYVFDTEIVDKDAVSWNTIIGGFAMHGHGDKALDFFAQMKLQGFRPDAVTMINVLSACTHMGFVEEGRRYFSNMERDYGIVPQIEHYGCMIDLLGRGGLIKEAVDLIKNMPWDPNEVIWGSLLSACRLHKNVEYAEIAVNELSKLQPFNAGNYAVLSNIYAEAGKWSDMAKARMEMKGTKSQKSAGSSWIELDEAFHEFTVGDRKHSDSDQISEMVDRLSSHTKDAGCIPTGHELLVQ